From the Thomasclavelia ramosa DSM 1402 genome, the window GATTTTTTGATGCCTAACTATTTATATAATTACAATTATTTTAGAGAACATTTTGAGCGTCCAATCGTTCGCGATGAAGATAAAGATGCTCAAATTCGTTTAAAGAAAATGGTTGAACCATTTATTTTAAGAAGAACAAAACAAGAAGTTTTAGAAGAATTACCTGATAAGATTGAGAATAACATTAAGATTGCTTTTAATAAAGAAGAAGAAAATCTGTATATAGCTAATTTAAGTCAAATTAATAGCGAACTTAAGACAGCATTAGACGTTGAACGAATTGATAAAATTCAAATTCTAGCAATGATGACACGATTACGTCAAATCTGCTGCGATGCTAGAATTCTATATAATGAAATTATTGGTCCTAGTTCAAAAATGAAAGCTTGTCTAGATATAATAAAGAAAGCTAAAGAAAACAATCAAAAAGTTCTATTATTTTCATCATTTACCAGCTCTTTAGATTTATTAGAAAAAGAACTTCGTAAAGAGGATATATCATATTACGTTTTAACCGGGGCAACCAATAAAATCAAACGTCATCAATTAGTTAACGCTTTTCAAAATGACAATACAGATGTTTTCTTAATTTCTTTAAAGGCCGGAGGAACCGGTCTAAATCTAACCGCAGCATCGATTGTTATTCACTTTGACCCATGGTGGAATATGTCGGCTCAAAACCAGGCAACTGACCGTGCTTATCGCATTGGTCAAACCAATAACGTACAAGTTTATAAATTAATCATGAAAAACAGTATTGAAGAAAAAATCCAAGAACTTCAAGCTCAGAAACAAGATTTATCAAATATTTTTATTGAAAATAATGACGGGAGTATTACTAAGATGTCAACAGCTGATATCATATCTTTATTTTCAATCGATCAAGAAGGCTAAAATGCCTTCTTTTTGTTACATCTAATGTAACTATTTTCAACAATCATTCCACCTATATTATTTACCTTTTAATTATGATATTTTAATATCATAAAACAAGAGGGGGAAAGGTAATGATATTTGATGAACTATTGAAAGGTCAATTGTTGACAAATGACTGCAATAACTATTTAATCGCTACAAATACTGGAGAAATAATCGAATCCTGTTATCGATGCCTGCATCGCCGTGAAAAAAAGGCATTAGAGCTCTACAAAAAAGATATCAGTATTATAAATACTAAAATAATTGATAATAATTTTGAAAGAACTCTTTGCATAATCGTTGATTTATAAACAATATTCAAACAATAGTAAATACTGTTTTTATTTTCACAAAAAAGGAAGTGGCCTTCACTTCCCTTTTAACATCTTGAACTACTTGTATTTAATTTGATAAATTTCAATGAGGAGAGGTTTTTTATCAAGTAGTCAATTATATACATAATATCTTTATTTATTATATTTTTTTTGCATCATTACAATTGCCACCATTACTCCAATCAAACCTAGGACATAACCTTGAATTGCAAAATTATCGCCGGTTTTAACACTATTAATTGAAGTGGTTTGGTCTTCTTTTTCCATTGGATCAATTACTTTTTTCCACTTAGTATAAATCGTCACATCTTCTAACAATGGCTTAGCAAAATCAAACTCTTTAGTACACGCTTCATCACTGTACCACCCTGCAAAAGTATACCCATTTTTTATTGGCATATCTGGCCTTGATAAAACTGTACCACTTTCAATCAGCACTTTATTATTATCAACCGAAACCGTTACCAATTTTACCCATTTTGAATAAATTGCAATATCGCCTCTAATTGGCTCATTGAAATCAAATTTATTATTATATTCTGAATCACTATACCATCCCTTAAATACATAACCATCTTTAACAGAAGGAAGAGGCTTAACCGCTGTATTGCCATCAATTACTTTATTATCTATACCATCAATTGTTACTGTGTGCATCTTAAGCCATTTTGGATAAATTGTGACATTATCAGTGACAATACTATCAAAATCATATTCTTTAGTACACGCCTCATCACTATACCACCCGCTAAATACATATCCATCTTTAACAGGCGTATCGATTTTATCAAATTTACTACCCAATACCACGTTTTCACTTCGACCATTAATCATGACATTAACATAATCATCAACATATTCATCTTCAATAGACGGTTCTATTTCCCCCATTAAGTTTGGCAATATATAACCTTCCGGATTACCAAGATTACGATAATCATTTCCTAAAGTTGTTAATGTCCCAATTTTTAACATGCTATTTTTATCATGATCTGCTTTAGTATTAAATAATCCTGAATCACCACCATAACGATCTAGTGCATCAAATGAAAACCAGGCATATCGCTCAACAAATTCTAAATCATTTAGTCCTACATTATTATCGAACCCATTAATAACGTAATTCAAAAACTTTCTCACTTCAGCTTTATTCGCTTCGTTAGCACCATTATAACCATCCCAATATGGATTCCAATTAGCTACCGCAAATTCTGTAACCCAAATCGGTTTATTAAATTTATTATGTGTTTCATTAATAAAATTTAATAAACTTTTAGCATTGTCTTTAATTTCTTTATCAGTAACTCCAATATTACCAGGATAATTATGAACAGGTATAAAATCAATATCATCTGTATTAATTCCCTGCCAATACTCATTAAACCATTCAGAATTAGGAGCCTGAATAGCCGTTGCCGGTGCCCCAATTCTCATACCACTATTTGTAAAATAATGTTGATTTGCAATCGCTGTAGCTACTGGAACATTCGATTGATCTACAAAATCCGGTTCATTATAACCCAATACTGTTTTATATCCCGCATTTTTAATTGTTGTTAATTGCTCGTTTGAACCATTATAGGCACCCCAGATCATAGGAACAAAATCTATCTTTTGATTTGGACAAGTACCAGCATACGTTGGTGCCGTTCCCCAATTGTAATACCAAGACAATCCCATATTTTGTGCATCTTGAATTGCACTGTAGCCGTTACCACTATAAAAACCCATACCTTTTTTAGATATGTAAAAATTTCTAGCACTAGTTGAAATCTTAGTATTATTGCTCAATTGAGCTAATATTTTAACTTGATGCTGTGCCACTTTAGTTGTATAAACTTCACAACTAAAAATATCACCTTCATCAATAATTGTTGAATTTTGAAGAACATTATCAAGATATACCTCATAACCAATTACTTCATGACTATCAATACTTAATCTATCCCAGGTTATTGTAATTGGTCCCGCTGGAACTAACTGCCCATTATTAGGATAATTAATCGCTGAAGTTTTCCAATCATTATATGGATTACTTGAAATAGCTCCTACATTATTTAATGTGAGCAATACCGCACTAAATAGTGCGAGTATTGCTACCTTTATAATTTTACTTTTTTTCATAATTCTTCTCCACTAGCTAGTATGATGTCTTTTTAACATCATTAAACCACCCAGTGCAAGGAGAGTAACAATTCCATAACCATAAATCATTTGATCATCGCCTGTTTTAGCACTACTGCTATCACTTGGTTTTGTTGATTGACCAGGCTCATTTGGTTTTACAATTTGCCCCGGTTCTTCAGTTTTTAATGTTAAACCTTTAATCGCAGTATCTAATGCCTTTACTACTTCATCAACCATACCTTGATCAATAATTGTTAAATTATCAGCAAGACTACTTAACACTTCATAAGCTTCATCAAACAATGCTTTCGATTCTTCTGTATAGTGACCTTTAGTGTAATTATCACTTATCAAAACTTTTTCAGCTTCCTTTTTAACTACATCTAATTTACTATAATCGGCACCTTTTAATGTTAAACCATTAATTGCTTCAGTCAATAATTCAATTGCATCATCAACTTTATTCTGTTCTAAAATCGTTAAATCATCAGCAAGATCATTTAATGCTTTATTAGCTTTATCAAATGTCGCTCTTGTTGCCTCTGTGTAATAATCTTTAGTATAGTTATCACTTGCTAAAACTTTTTCAGCTTCAGCCTTGATACTATCAACTTTACTATAATCAGCACCAACTAATACTAAATTATCAATAGCATCATTCAATACATCTTTTGCACTATCAAAATCTTTTTGATATGCATATTTTAAATCAGCATTCAATTGTTTACCAGCATCATCTAACGCTTTCACAAATACCTTCCAGCTATCAACTGTATAATTATTTTCATTTTTATCCTTATTCACATTATATAGATCACTCAATGTTTTTGTATCAATATTATCATCACCTAATGCTTTTATGTTTTCTTCAGTTACTGTTCCAATAAATTTTCCTTTTTGATCAGCAGCTGGCATCTTACCATAAACAGCAGTTCCATCACAATAATTTAATAAGAATTTTCTTGACCAGCCTTCACCTTTAATAGCAAAATCATCTTTATCAGTTCCACTGCTTACACCAGGACCAACATCATTAATAATATGATTAAATTTTTGTAATACTTTATTTTCATCAGCAAATGTTTGTAAACATGCATTTTCAATAATTACACCTTTGCTATTTGGTACTTCAATTGCACTATCCATTTGAATTTGCACTTTTGAAGAATCATAATCTTCACCAGTATAAATAAATACATTATAAATTCCCAATCCAACTGCATAATGCTCCTTAACATCATTAGCTACTTTATAAGCAGCATATCCATTTACTGTTCCATTATGTGACATCCAAGCCTCTTGACTAATAGGATCATAACATTTTTCATTTTGATAAAAATATGTTGCACCATTTTCACCGTTCCATAATGTATCATATTTATTGAAATGCTCATTGAATAATGCATAACATGTTACATTATCACCATTAACAATCAAACCATGATCAGCAGCATTACCACTCCAGCTTACACCATTACCATGGTCAGCACGCCAAATCCAGAAATGATCAGTAATTACATCGTTGCTATTAATTTCTAATGCATTTTTTGCACGTGTTGGATTAGCTGTAGTTCCACCAACTCTAAAGAATAAATCTTGTAGTATAGTTGGATTAGCAGAATGATCTTTATCACTATTAGCAGGTCCAACTTTTAACAAATAATTTGAATCCTTTTCACCAGCATCAAAAATCAAGCCAGCTACTTTAATACCATCTACATCAGCAATTTCCATTGCTGCTTCATCATTATCAGGAATAATTGAAGTCATACCTGTACCTATTAAAATCGTATTTGCTTTATTAACCTTAATTGATTCTTCAGCATGATATGTTCCAGGTGTGAAATAAATATTTTTACCTTTATCTAATTGTTCATTAATTGTTTTAGCCGAATCACTTGGCTTAGCTATATAGAATTCACTTAAAGATAAACTTTTCCCTTTACCCATATCACCATCTTTAGTCCAGCTTGTACCAGATGTATCTTTTTGTAAGTCAGGAACAAAGATCTTATATTCACCATTATCTAAATATAGGAATGGCTTTTCACTAAGTTTCTTTGTTTTTTCAACATTTGTGAATACTTGCTGTTCCCCATTCGCAGCTTCTTTACCCCAATTTGAATATCCATTGCCATTAGCTAAAGCATCACCATCTTTTTCAGTTGGTAAATTAGGAGCATCAACACCTTGGAAGAAATTATTTAAAGTAGTTCCATATCCGCCTCCTGTCAATTTACTATTTCTAGTATAGAATTGTTGTCCACTATATGTTCCAGCTGATAATTGATTTCCTTGATCTTCAAATACACCTTCAAACATACAATCTGCTACGTATCCACCACTAGCCCATCCATAATTCCAGTCATATCCAACCGGACGACTTGAATATACTCTACGAAGCGGTGCAGCTTGAGCTACTGCCCAGTTAAAATATTCTGGTCGGGCAAGATTACAATCGAAGCCAGCCTTTCCTTGTTCATTCCCAGTATTTATAACAGCTAGATTCTCTGCAGAACGCCAGAAATTACAAGTAGCATTATTACCATCTAGATAAGATGGAATTGCGATATTATTTAACTTAACATCCATTGGTGTTTTTCCCAAACCATTAAATGATGTATAGAACCCTAAATACATACATGTAGTTTCAGTATAATCACCTGGTTTGAAATAAACTTGGTATTGTTGCCCTTTAAATTGAGCATCTGCTCCTCTATCATTTTGTTGATTGAATAAATCTAATAATATTTTATCAAGTTGTGCTACATCATCTTTGGGTGAGAAGAACAACGTATGTTCTCCAAATATATTCTTTTCTAGAGATACATACTCAGAACGTTCCGAAATTTCAGCATTTGATAAATCATCATCATTATTTTGTCCATTATTTAGAGCAATGATGCGATAATAATTCTCGTATTTATCACCTATAGGTGCAACAGTAACAGAAGTACTATCTCTAGTTACAGTCTCTACGACATTATATTCCCCAAGCATACTATCTGCTCTTAACAATTGATAGTGTGTTGCATTTTCAGCAGCTCCCCAGCTAATTGTGAACTCACCATCTTTTTCAACTAATTTAACATCTGCTGGTGTCGCTGGTTTTGCTCCTGCTCTTGTACTAACTTTCAATTCAGCACTTTCATTTTTCGGATTATTAATATCTGATAAATTTCCATTTCCATTTACATATTCTAATTTAAAACTATATTGCATCCCCGCTTTCAAATCAGTTACTTGATAGCTGTTTTTTCCAGTTACATCAGCAACTTTATCAAACACTACTTCATTTGAAGCTTTTTTAAATAAGGTTACATCAGTATATAAACTATTCGGATTTGTCCAAGTAAGATCAATTGTGGTTTCAGTTCTTGAGCTATCATCAGCTTTTAAATCTGTGACATCAGCAATATCAATAGCATTATGGATAATAAATTTTTCTCGATCAGTTAATTCCCCTTCATAACCACCTTCTAGAACTTCATCATTATTTGCAGTAACCAATTTTCCTGTAGCTGCATCCTTTAATACAAACAATCCATTTCCAATCGGTTCAACTGCGATAGCTTCCCAGCCACCACCCACTTTTTTATATGACCCAATGGTAGGTACAGCGCCATCTACCCACTTAGCTGATGCAATTTGATAACCTGGTTTACTAACCGATTCAAATGAAATTACATTTTTAATCCCATTGTCATTAGTGTGAAAAGTAACTTTAAACTTTTCAGTATCACCTATATTACCAGCATCTCCAGTTACCTTAATTGCAGAAAAGTTTTCATCTGGCTGATCAGCAAATGTTACTAACTTTCCTGTAGCCACATTTTCAATCCAAGCGATATTACTGATAATTCCAGGATTTTTGACAAAATTAAATTTTTCAGCCAAATCTCTATCACTTGTATAGACTAATTTTCCTTTACTATCAATTGAAAGATATTCATTGGTTCTTTTCATACTTTCAATAATACCTTGGTTATCGGCCGTTTTAGTTATTTTATACTTAGCTGTGGTATCTTCATTTCTAGTATCAGCCCATACATATGTTTGCCCAGACTCTGTTCTTAAGTAATAATCTTGCCCATCATTTATACCAGTATACTTAATTGTTACTGAACCATCATTTTCATTAATAAACATAAATTGTGATGAGTTACTTATTTTATTTGTCTTAGCATTATATTCACCATCTGCTTCTGCAGGTGATGTCCAGCTAGCTGTTTTAATATTTAATGCTTTTCCAGTTGTAGTTGAAACAATTGCATAAATTGAATCCTGATCAAAATTCAAGTATTCGTCATTCGCTGCAACATTTACAGGTGCTATCATACCAATTGCCATCGCAAAGGTCAGAATAGCTGCAAAAAAATTCTTGTTTAATCTTTTTATCATTTTCCATTTCCCCTTCTTAATATATTTCGTATATAAGCAATATTTGAATTGTATCAAAGCGGCCTACTTCAATACAATCCATAACAATTAGAATATCAAATACTATAAGCGCTTAATGATTATTTGATATTCAATGCAATGTGCTTAACATTACACCTATAAAATAACATAATTAATAATAAGAAGGAATGAACGCAAGAGGTTATGTAACGGGTTACATTAAATGTAACAAGTTTGCTTATTTTTTTATAAAAAAAACTACTTATTTTTTAGTAGTTTTCCACATTATAAATTACGGCTGGTAAACTTCAACGGCAGCGATTTTTCCTTAGCATTTTGTAACTCATGAGTAACACGCTCAAGAATATAAAGAACAGGAACTTGAGATGAAATATTATATGTTTGTGGTAAAATAATATCTTTAACATAATAGTAGATTCCCAAATCTGCCATTTGATCAATTGTTGACCCTGGCTTATTAGTGATTACCACAATTTTTGTATTCTGACTCTGATACATTTTAAGCTGATCAATTACTTCTCGAGTTTCACCACTTTCGGTCAAAGCAATTAATAATGAACTTTCATTACCATCAACTGGTGGGGGATAATAAGGATCATCGATACTTTGTGAATAATACCCTACATTTGAAAAATAACGAGCCCCATATTTTCCTAAAGTACCACTTGTTCCAATTCCTAAAAAACAAATCGACTTAGCTTCCTTGATATACTTAACAAATTTATTAATTTTCTCCTTAAAATCTACACTTCGTGCATAGTTAAAAAATTCTAAAAGAACATCAATTTCATCATCAGTTTCTGGTAGAGTAAGTCCATCATTAAATAACTTTAACTTTGTCTTGAATTCTACAAAACCATTACAATCCAATTTTTGACAAAACCGTACTACTGTCGCCGTTGATACATGAGTACATTCAGCCAGATCACGAACACTCATATTTGTAACAACTTTAATGTGCTTCATTACATAACGATAAATAAATGTTTCTGTTTCATTCAAATTAGCAATTTGCTTGTATGTAAACAGCATTTTATCGCCCCCTTTTTTTGTTGGATGAAGCTTTCTTCCCTGATTATGTATAATTCTAACACATATATCCACCAAATTTAAGAGTTTAAAATTTATTTATTAACTAAAAACGGTCTAATTTAAGATACCCTGCTTTAATATAGTTTAATTTTCTAAAAGCTTTATAAATTCCAAAGCTGATCAACATTGGTGCTAGTAAATCAATAACAATGATTGGAATCCAATAATTATTTCCCATCACATTAACAGCTTCTAAAATCCCTACCAGTCCTGCAGTTCCCATTCCTGAACCAATTGCTGAACAAGATATTTCCAACAAACAAGTAGAAATTGGAGCAATAATAGCACTTGTTAAAATCGGCGGAAGCCAAATTATCGGATGCTTTACAATATTTTTAAACTGCAGCATACTTGTTCCAATGCCAATTGCTACAACATCACCAATATCATTATCATCCATCGACATTACCGCAAAACCAATCATTTGAGCACAACACCCAGCTAAAGCAGCCCCAGCAGCTAAACCATTAAGTCCCAACATCACTCCGATCGCCGCACTAGATATCGGTGCTGTTAAAGCCATTCCCATCAAAACTGCAACTACAATTGACATGAAAAATGGCTGCATGTTTACCCCTTGATTAATTAAATCACCAATCCAAACAATTAATTTAGTGATATATGGACCAATAAATATTGTCACTATTCCCGCAACTATAATAGAAGTAAAAGGCACTAACAAAATATCAACCGGTGTTTTTCCTTGTACTAATCTTGTTACTTCTACTGCAATAATTACGGCTACAAACGCTGCGATTGGATTTCCAGTTGTCGCCGTATTACCATTAAATGTTCCTGCTCCAATCGTTCCAGCAATTACTGCCGCAATTAGATTTAATCCTTTAGCATCGATTGCATAAGCAATACCTGCTCCAATCGCTGGTCCCATTAAATAAGTTGCCACCTCACCCCAAGCAGCTAGTTGGCTAATATTAGCAAAATTCCCTATTTGTTTAAAAATCGTTCCAATGATCAAACTGCAGAAAAAGCCATATGCCATTCCATTTAATGATTTAATAATATAGTTATCTTTTTTCATTCTAACCTCCTACAACTGCAATATTTTTAACCCAGCGTTCTTTTTTAAAGAAGTAGGTTGCAATTATTAATTTTATCAAATCCAAACTTTCAACAACGATATATAACGAAATTAAAGAAATAGTCGTAAATGACGATAATAGAGTTGAAACCAGTACTCCAGCAGCCCACAAAAAACCTGAATCCATAATCATCGTACTAACAACATCTCCACCCGCCCTTAAAATAAAGAAGATGCAGACATTAAAAGCATAGATATTAATCATTATCGATTTAATTCGAACCAATCTTACGATTGCTTCTTTAATTGGTATATCAACATTATACAGATTAGGAATCAGTGGTGCCAATAAAAAACATATCATCCCAATCATTAACGATACCATCAATGCAAAACATAATAATTTACGCGCATTATCTCTAGCCTCATCAAGTTTATTAGCACCTAATTTATTTCCTATCATGATCGACACAGCTGAAGATAGACCACCAAAAACAATAAACATTATATTAGCTACTGTGTCAACAACAGATATGGAAGCCACTAAATATTCGTCACATCGCATATATGACATAAAAATTAAAGCTTGTCCCAATGAAAACAAAATTTCATTGATTGTCAAAGGAATTGCTTTACGAACAATACTGGTTAATAAGTTGACATTAATTCTAATTATCCCTTTTAAATCAAAACTAAAGAAATGTTTATTTCGATATAAAATAATCAAATATATTGCCATTTCAACAAGTCGAGCAATAATCGTTGCAATAGCCGCCCCTTGAATTCCCATTTTAAAGAATCCAAAATTTCCAAAAATCAAACAATAGTTTAATGCGGTATTAGTTATTACTGCTACTATCCCCACTTTTAGCTGAATCTTGTTAATACCAACTGCTCGTAAAGCCATCATACAAGTGAACGAAACAGCAAAAGGGATATATGTATATTTAGCAAGATGTAAATATTTAATCGCCTCATCAACTATAATCGGTGTTTTAGAAAACAATTCAATTGCGTATTGAGGAAAAATAAAAATTATTAATGTAAATAAAAGTCCTGCCCCAACCGCAAAAGCCATATTAATATTAAATACCTCTTGGCAATTTTTCTTCTGCTTAGCCCCGAAAAATTGAGCAATATAGATTCCCGCCGCTCCACATAACCCAAATAAAATTGAGTTCATAATTAGAAAAAAACGATTTGCCACCGTTACTGAAGTTAATGCAATATTGCCAATACTGCCAATCATTACATTATCAATTAAATTTACAAACGTTGTGATAAACTGTTGAGCCATAATTGGAAAAGCAATACTAATAACAGTTCTATAGAATTGTTTAGTTCCAAAATATTTCTTCAGCATCATCACTCATCCTTTTTTCTCTTTAATAAATCAGGGAACGCACGTATCAAACGCCGGTGCCCATATTTAAACAACTTCTTTTGTCTAATTAATGATTTTAAGACGATTTGCTGCTTTTGCCATTCTAGACGCTGTTTTTCAATATATGCACGTGCTTCATTTTGTTTTTCCTCAATACTTGCAATCAATCTATTTTCACTTTCTTCCAGTACTTGTTTTACTAATTCTAATTTCTTTTCAATATCCAATGCTACATGTGTTGATACAATTGTATCAACAATAAAGAGAACTGATAAAACCCCACTTAAGACAAATAAAATATTTTCATCAACTAATAATAGCTTACTAGTAAAAAAAGGCTGAACATAATCGATTGCCACAACACTAAATAAACCAAAACAAATAAAACCCTCTAAACAAACACGACCATTCAAATTAAAAGCCTTTTGGCTATAATCCCACCAGCGTCGATGGAACAGTTTCTCCATTACATACGAAGTAATATATTCTAATAAACAAGCTACTACCCCGCCACTAATAAATAAAGTATAAATAGGATAATTAACCTGCTGAATATCAAATAAAACAATTACCAGCATTGCACCAAAACCATAAATAGGAATCCAGGGACCATTTAAAAAACCTCGATTATATGGTTTTTGATGCCGTGATAAAGGCAAAATGATTGATTCCCAAATCCACCCCATTAAACAATAAATAAAGAATGAAACCACAAGAATTATCAACTTTCCAGTCATATTTTGCCTCCTTTAAATAAATTAAAAAGTCTGCCAAAGCAGACTTAATATACAATTGGTGGAGCCTAGCGGGATCGAACCGCTGACCCCCTGCGTGCAAGGCAGGTGCTCTCCCAGCTGAGCTAAGGCCCCAAAATATTAAAATATATATGGTGGGCCTGAATGGATTTGAACCATCGACCTCACCCTTATCAGGGGTGCGCTCTAACCAACTGAGCTACAGGCCCATATATATCTATTTGCAATTAACTAATGGTGGGCCTGAATGGATTTGAACCATCGACCTCACCCTTATCAGGGGTGCGCTCTAACCAACTGAGCTACAGGCCCATCAATCAACTGCCCTAATATAATAGCATGTAGATTCTTTACCGTCAAGCATTTATTTATAATTTTGACAATTTTTTTTATTTCTTAATTTTATCAAAAAAATCGTCATTGCATATTATTTGTTTGCATATCTAAATATTGTTATACTTTGATTATAGTTTATATTTAAGGGAGGCAATTATGAACTTATATGAAATAGAAGTATTAGATAATAACAATCAAACAATCTCACTAAATAATTATAAAGATCAAGTTTTACTAATCGTCAATACAGCAACCGATTGTGAATTCACCGAGCAATATGATGATTTAGAAGAACTTTATGAAAAATATCATAATTATGGTTTTTGTATTCTAGATTTCCCATGTAATCAATTCGGTGAACAAGCACCTGGAACAATGGAAGAAATCATGTCTTTTTGTGCGGATACTTATGGTGTTAGTTTTCCGCAATTTGCTAAAATCGAAGTCAACGGCCCAAATGAATCACCACTTTATACATATTTAAAAG encodes:
- a CDS encoding PTS transporter subunit IIC — encoded protein: MKKDNYIIKSLNGMAYGFFCSLIIGTIFKQIGNFANISQLAAWGEVATYLMGPAIGAGIAYAIDAKGLNLIAAVIAGTIGAGTFNGNTATTGNPIAAFVAVIIAVEVTRLVQGKTPVDILLVPFTSIIVAGIVTIFIGPYITKLIVWIGDLINQGVNMQPFFMSIVVAVLMGMALTAPISSAAIGVMLGLNGLAAGAALAGCCAQMIGFAVMSMDDNDIGDVVAIGIGTSMLQFKNIVKHPIIWLPPILTSAIIAPISTCLLEISCSAIGSGMGTAGLVGILEAVNVMGNNYWIPIIVIDLLAPMLISFGIYKAFRKLNYIKAGYLKLDRF
- a CDS encoding MurR/RpiR family transcriptional regulator is translated as MLFTYKQIANLNETETFIYRYVMKHIKVVTNMSVRDLAECTHVSTATVVRFCQKLDCNGFVEFKTKLKLFNDGLTLPETDDEIDVLLEFFNYARSVDFKEKINKFVKYIKEAKSICFLGIGTSGTLGKYGARYFSNVGYYSQSIDDPYYPPPVDGNESSLLIALTESGETREVIDQLKMYQSQNTKIVVITNKPGSTIDQMADLGIYYYVKDIILPQTYNISSQVPVLYILERVTHELQNAKEKSLPLKFTSRNL
- a CDS encoding glycosyl hydrolase — translated: MKKSKIIKVAILALFSAVLLTLNNVGAISSNPYNDWKTSAINYPNNGQLVPAGPITITWDRLSIDSHEVIGYEVYLDNVLQNSTIIDEGDIFSCEVYTTKVAQHQVKILAQLSNNTKISTSARNFYISKKGMGFYSGNGYSAIQDAQNMGLSWYYNWGTAPTYAGTCPNQKIDFVPMIWGAYNGSNEQLTTIKNAGYKTVLGYNEPDFVDQSNVPVATAIANQHYFTNSGMRIGAPATAIQAPNSEWFNEYWQGINTDDIDFIPVHNYPGNIGVTDKEIKDNAKSLLNFINETHNKFNKPIWVTEFAVANWNPYWDGYNGANEANKAEVRKFLNYVINGFDNNVGLNDLEFVERYAWFSFDALDRYGGDSGLFNTKADHDKNSMLKIGTLTTLGNDYRNLGNPEGYILPNLMGEIEPSIEDEYVDDYVNVMINGRSENVVLGSKFDKIDTPVKDGYVFSGWYSDEACTKEYDFDSIVTDNVTIYPKWLKMHTVTIDGIDNKVIDGNTAVKPLPSVKDGYVFKGWYSDSEYNNKFDFNEPIRGDIAIYSKWVKLVTVSVDNNKVLIESGTVLSRPDMPIKNGYTFAGWYSDEACTKEFDFAKPLLEDVTIYTKWKKVIDPMEKEDQTTSINSVKTGDNFAIQGYVLGLIGVMVAIVMMQKKYNK
- a CDS encoding fibronectin type III domain-containing protein, giving the protein MIKRLNKNFFAAILTFAMAIGMIAPVNVAANDEYLNFDQDSIYAIVSTTTGKALNIKTASWTSPAEADGEYNAKTNKISNSSQFMFINENDGSVTIKYTGINDGQDYYLRTESGQTYVWADTRNEDTTAKYKITKTADNQGIIESMKRTNEYLSIDSKGKLVYTSDRDLAEKFNFVKNPGIISNIAWIENVATGKLVTFADQPDENFSAIKVTGDAGNIGDTEKFKVTFHTNDNGIKNVISFESVSKPGYQIASAKWVDGAVPTIGSYKKVGGGWEAIAVEPIGNGLFVLKDAATGKLVTANNDEVLEGGYEGELTDREKFIIHNAIDIADVTDLKADDSSRTETTIDLTWTNPNSLYTDVTLFKKASNEVVFDKVADVTGKNSYQVTDLKAGMQYSFKLEYVNGNGNLSDINNPKNESAELKVSTRAGAKPATPADVKLVEKDGEFTISWGAAENATHYQLLRADSMLGEYNVVETVTRDSTSVTVAPIGDKYENYYRIIALNNGQNNDDDLSNAEISERSEYVSLEKNIFGEHTLFFSPKDDVAQLDKILLDLFNQQNDRGADAQFKGQQYQVYFKPGDYTETTCMYLGFYTSFNGLGKTPMDVKLNNIAIPSYLDGNNATCNFWRSAENLAVINTGNEQGKAGFDCNLARPEYFNWAVAQAAPLRRVYSSRPVGYDWNYGWASGGYVADCMFEGVFEDQGNQLSAGTYSGQQFYTRNSKLTGGGYGTTLNNFFQGVDAPNLPTEKDGDALANGNGYSNWGKEAANGEQQVFTNVEKTKKLSEKPFLYLDNGEYKIFVPDLQKDTSGTSWTKDGDMGKGKSLSLSEFYIAKPSDSAKTINEQLDKGKNIYFTPGTYHAEESIKVNKANTILIGTGMTSIIPDNDEAAMEIADVDGIKVAGLIFDAGEKDSNYLLKVGPANSDKDHSANPTILQDLFFRVGGTTANPTRAKNALEINSNDVITDHFWIWRADHGNGVSWSGNAADHGLIVNGDNVTCYALFNEHFNKYDTLWNGENGATYFYQNEKCYDPISQEAWMSHNGTVNGYAAYKVANDVKEHYAVGLGIYNVFIYTGEDYDSSKVQIQMDSAIEVPNSKGVIIENACLQTFADENKVLQKFNHIINDVGPGVSSGTDKDDFAIKGEGWSRKFLLNYCDGTAVYGKMPAADQKGKFIGTVTEENIKALGDDNIDTKTLSDLYNVNKDKNENNYTVDSWKVFVKALDDAGKQLNADLKYAYQKDFDSAKDVLNDAIDNLVLVGADYSKVDSIKAEAEKVLASDNYTKDYYTEATRATFDKANKALNDLADDLTILEQNKVDDAIELLTEAINGLTLKGADYSKLDVVKKEAEKVLISDNYTKGHYTEESKALFDEAYEVLSSLADNLTIIDQGMVDEVVKALDTAIKGLTLKTEEPGQIVKPNEPGQSTKPSDSSSAKTGDDQMIYGYGIVTLLALGGLMMLKRHHTS